The Xiphias gladius isolate SHS-SW01 ecotype Sanya breed wild chromosome 9, ASM1685928v1, whole genome shotgun sequence genome window below encodes:
- the si:dkey-191m6.4 gene encoding rho GTPase-activating protein 22, with protein MTAMLSPKIRQTRRARSKSMVMGEVSRGSCRPASPSLQEGALKAGWLKKQRSIMKNWQLRWFVLRSDQLYFYKDEEETKPQGCIPLQGCQVNELTANPDEPGRHLFEIVPGGTGEKDRAPISHESFLLMANSQTDMDDWVKAIRRVIWAPFGGGIFGQRLEDTVQYEKKFGPRLAPLLVEQCVDFIRERGLDEEGLFRMPGQANLVKELQEAFDCGDKPLFDSNTDVHTVASLLKLYLRELPEPVIPFSKYEDFLTCAQLLAKDEEEGVQELGKQVRTLPLPNYNLLKYICKFLDEVQSHCNENKMSVQNLATVFGPNILRPKMEDPVTIMEGTSLVQHLMTVLIREHNRLYSGRDQEGPTIPQDELPVQGHQLQHRSLGAWISEEDLQSCPVSNPDQELHSSASSLDAKLCAAVTPTQTPTPNPGSKMGSPSGKGETVVSPSKQAKTMPSWKYSFKSSSAPRSQPQAKQSGSGGSVADTTSVSSGGGGGGGGSGGGGNWLMNGLSSLRGHRRTSSGERSARDRDSTGSSQRLSTYDNVTSSSSMGSVPSVSSTPWSTSSCEISVPDSGSEPSANQNCGVVGESGEKGEWMESLRERDGGMMTDPSSEQDSCEAMELCSSSAACSENGNMAMAAGVPSIIMSEDGDGVNLTLSSLVEGLKDELRKQKTAYETRIQKLEESSAALCAQMERLEQEMEQERKKQRMLEIKLRNSERAREDAENRNRLLEKEMEDFFSTLGDLALGARTSDI; from the exons CCAGGTCCAAGAGCATGGTGATGGGCGAGGTGTCGCGGGGCTCATGCCGGCCGGCCTCCCCCAGCCTCCAGGAGGGGGCTCTGAAGGCTGGCTGGCTGAAGAAGCAGCGCAGCATCATGAAGAACTGGCAGCTGCGATGGTTTGTGCTGCGCTCAGATCAGCTCTACTTCTACAAAGACGAGGAAGAAACCAAACCACAG GGCTGCATACCTCTGCAGGGATGCCAGGTGAATGAACTCACAGCTAACCCAGATGAACCAGGAAGACATCTATTTGAGATTGTACCAG GTGGAACAGGAGAGAAGGACCGGGCACCAATCAGCCATGAATCCTTCCTGCTCATGGCAAACTCCCAGACAGACATGGATGACTGGGTCAAGGCCATACGGCGGGTCATCTGGGCGCCGTTTGGAGGAG GGATATTTGGCCAGCGTCTAGAGGACACGGTGCAGTATGAGAAGAAGTTCGGCCCCCGGCTGGCACCCCTGCTGGTGGAACAGTGTGTGGACTTCATCAGGGAGAGGGGTCTGGATGAGGAGGGTCTCTTTAGGATGCCAGGACAGGCCAACCTGGTCAAAGAGCTGCAGGAGGCTTTTGACTGTGGTGACAAGCCTCTGTTTGACAG TAACACAGACGTCCACACGGTCGCATCCTTGCTGAAGTTGTACCTGCGAGAGCTGCCTGAACCAGTCATTCCCTTCTCCAAATATGAAGACTTTCTAACCTGTGCACAGCTTTTGGccaaagatgaggaggaa GGGGTCCAGGAGCTTGGAAAACAAGTTAGAACTCTACCTCTACCTAACTACAATCTCCTCAAGTACATATGCAA ATTCCTTGATGAGGTCCAGTCCCACTGTAATGAGAACAAGATGAGCGTGCAGAACCTTGCCACAGTATTTGGACCAAACATCCTTCGACCCAAGATGGAGGACCCAGTCACTATCATGGAAG GCACCTCACTGGTCCAGCACCTGATGACAGTCCTCATTAGGGAACACAACCGTTTGTACTCAGGGAGGGACCAGGAGGGACCCACCATACCCCAAGATGAACTCCCTGTCCAGGGGCATCAGCTTCAACATCGTAGCCTGGGAGCCTGGATCTCTGAGGAGGACCTTCAGAGCTGCCCGGTCTCTAACCCCGACCAAGAGCTCCACAGCAGTGCCTCGTCTTTGGATGCCAAACTGTGTGCAGCCGTCACACCCACCCAGACCCCGACCCCAAACCCTGGATCAAAAATGGGATCTCCATCAGGGAAGGGAGAGACGGTGGTCAGCCCGAGTAAACAAGCCAAGACCATGCCTTCCTGGAAGTACTCATTCAAAAGCTCCTCAGCACCGCGTTCTCAACCCCAAGCTAAGCAAAGCGGCAGCGGTGGCTCCGTGGCAGATACAACTAGTGTATCTTCTGGTgggggaggtggtggaggtggaagTGGTGGTGGAGGTAACTGGCTGATGAATGGTTTGTCCTCCTTGAGGGGACACCGGCGCACTTCTTCAGGCGAGCGATCTGCCCGCGACCGCGACTCCACCGGCTCCTCACAGAGACTGTCCACCTACGACAAcgtcacctcctcctccagcatggGGAGTGTACCAAGTGTATCCAGCACACCGTGGTCCACCTCCTCCTGCGAGATCTCCGTTCCTGACTCCGGAAGTGAGCCTTCAGCGAACCAGAACTGTGGAGTCGTGGGGGAAAGTGGGGAAAAGGGGGAGTGGATGGAGAGCCTcagggagagggatggagggatgatgaCAGACCCTAGCTCTGAGCAGGACAGTTGCGAGGCCATGGAGctgtgcagcagcagtgcaGCCTGCAGTGAGAATGGAAACATGGCCATGGCAGCTGGTGTGCCGTCTATTATCATGTCTGAGGATGGCGACGGGGTAAATTTAACGCTGAGCAGTCTGGTGGAAGGACTGAAGGACGAGTTGAGAAAACAGAAGACTGCCTATGAGACAAGGATACAAAA ACTGGAAGAGTCCAGTGCTGCTCTGTGTGCGCAGATGGAGCGTTTGGAGCAAGAGATGgagcaggaaaggaaaaagcaacGCATGCTGGAGATCAAACTACGAAACTCCGAGCGGGCAAGAGAGGATGCAGAGAACCGCAACCGGCTCCtggagaaggagatggaggatTTCTTTTCCACACTGGGGGATCTGGCCCTGGGAGCAAGGACTAGCGACATTTGA